One Desulfonispora thiosulfatigenes DSM 11270 DNA window includes the following coding sequences:
- a CDS encoding GntR family transcriptional regulator, whose amino-acid sequence MFQLDFKSRKALYEQIIDKFKQIIIKDVLKPDEQMPSVRDLAKELTINPNTIQKAYRELERQGYIYTVKGRGNFVSPMIEKVDDASMNQLKQEIHKNLSELIYLGVKKQELIELVEKTFTELKGGSNDD is encoded by the coding sequence ATGTTTCAGTTAGATTTTAAAAGTAGAAAAGCCTTATATGAGCAAATAATAGATAAATTCAAACAAATTATAATTAAAGATGTTTTAAAGCCTGATGAACAAATGCCTTCAGTAAGGGATTTAGCAAAAGAATTAACAATTAACCCCAATACAATTCAAAAGGCATATCGAGAGCTTGAGCGGCAGGGTTATATTTATACTGTAAAGGGTCGGGGCAATTTTGTTTCGCCAATGATAGAAAAGGTTGATGATGCTAGTATGAATCAATTAAAACAAGAAATTCATAAAAACTTATCGGAGCTTATTTATTTAGGTGTAAAAAAGCAAGAATTAATAGAGCTAGTTGAAAAAACATTTACGGAGCTGAAAGGAGGAAGTAACGATGATTGA
- a CDS encoding cupin domain-containing protein has translation MDEMIKNIEHSTAYTLTDLVEYEPGRVASLTLAQKPGVGITLFAFAQGEGVSTHAAPGDAMVIILDGEAEVTIDGKSQVAKTGQTIVLPANIPHAVKSITNFKMLLTVVK, from the coding sequence ATGGATGAAATGATTAAAAATATTGAACATAGCACAGCATATACACTTACCGATTTGGTAGAATATGAACCAGGAAGAGTTGCAAGTCTAACTCTTGCACAAAAGCCTGGAGTAGGAATTACGCTTTTTGCTTTTGCGCAAGGAGAAGGCGTAAGTACTCATGCAGCTCCTGGAGATGCAATGGTTATTATTTTAGACGGAGAAGCAGAAGTTACTATTGATGGAAAGTCACAAGTAGCTAAAACAGGACAGACAATTGTATTGCCAGCTAATATACCGCATGCAGTAAAATCAATTACTAATTTTAAAATGTTATTGACTGTTGTAAAATAA
- a CDS encoding ABC-2 transporter permease, which yields MKALIIKDFRLLKYLNISHVIVGGIFAFVGVTMKEPFLSQIVFVFLVFLLTYMSAMFISVREAKIQGDIILNSLPVKKGEIVKARYLSLFFYSIIISGYIYVVGFFTDIFMGPVNFPNFSTILVAISLSLMFLVFSLPFQYYSIGKVQIFNGIFYMCLILIPNIFNRYRDDIFETDFVKYLLSLDFTIVSIILFALAIALYVFSFTVSLTIYKNKEF from the coding sequence GTGAAGGCTTTAATTATCAAAGATTTTCGTTTATTAAAATATTTAAATATTTCCCATGTAATAGTAGGAGGTATTTTTGCCTTTGTTGGGGTAACCATGAAAGAACCATTTTTATCACAAATAGTGTTTGTTTTTCTTGTTTTTTTATTAACATACATGTCTGCGATGTTTATCTCAGTTAGGGAAGCAAAAATCCAGGGAGATATTATTTTAAACTCTCTACCTGTTAAAAAAGGTGAAATAGTCAAAGCTAGGTATCTATCCTTGTTTTTTTATAGCATAATTATCAGTGGTTATATTTATGTAGTTGGTTTTTTTACGGATATTTTTATGGGGCCAGTTAATTTTCCTAACTTTTCTACTATTTTGGTGGCTATAAGCCTTTCCTTAATGTTTTTAGTTTTTTCTTTACCCTTTCAATATTATAGTATTGGAAAGGTGCAAATATTTAATGGAATATTTTACATGTGCTTAATTCTAATTCCGAATATTTTTAATCGCTATAGAGATGATATTTTTGAGACGGATTTTGTTAAGTATTTATTATCATTAGATTTTACAATCGTAAGTATTATATTATTTGCACTTGCGATAGCACTTTATGTTTTTTCATTTACAGTTTCTCTTACAATTTATAAAAATAAAGAGTTTTAA
- a CDS encoding cupin domain-containing protein, with the protein MATLRNLPQDMPKLLAELISPKKNQIISMALAQSEHLQITLLTFADNENVSEEEYFGDTMYYIVEGEAIITQGENVHHLKAGDVFMVPAHVLHEIAAKGAFKVLQITVNE; encoded by the coding sequence ATGGCTACTTTAAGAAATTTACCACAGGATATGCCTAAATTATTAGCAGAGTTAATAAGTCCAAAGAAAAACCAAATAATTAGTATGGCTCTTGCCCAAAGTGAGCATTTACAAATTACGTTGCTTACCTTTGCAGATAATGAGAACGTGAGTGAAGAAGAATATTTTGGTGATACGATGTATTACATTGTTGAAGGTGAAGCAATAATTACCCAAGGAGAAAATGTACATCACTTAAAGGCAGGAGATGTATTTATGGTACCAGCACATGTTTTACATGAAATCGCTGCTAAAGGTGCCTTTAAGGTTTTGCAAATCACAGTAAATGAATAA
- a CDS encoding type II toxin-antitoxin system RelB/DinJ family antitoxin, which translates to MSMKNLNVRVDAELKAKAEKVFSELGMNMSTALTIFLKTSVRYGGIPFELRLDEPNRETLQAIDDVNNNRGMSRTFNSVEELMVDLNAEN; encoded by the coding sequence ATGTCAATGAAAAACTTAAATGTACGTGTAGACGCAGAATTAAAGGCAAAAGCTGAGAAGGTTTTTTCTGAACTTGGAATGAATATGTCAACAGCATTGACTATCTTCTTAAAAACATCTGTACGTTATGGCGGCATTCCTTTCGAGCTACGTCTTGATGAGCCCAACAGAGAAACCCTCCAAGCAATAGATGATGTTAACAATAATAGAGGCATGAGTAGGACATTTAATAGTGTTGAAGAACTGATGGTGGACTTAAATGCTGAAAATTAG
- a CDS encoding type IA DNA topoisomerase gives MLKLIITEKPSVAKNIADALKIKHKSDGYFEGNGYIITWAFGHLLELYDAKDYDEKMARWSLANFPFIPSNFRYKVKSDPRNRGKEDLGAKKQLKIIYSLMKRNDVEMIISACDFDREGQIIGDTIIYNFKTQKKVYRLLQNEWTPDEVLKGLQNIKPNIEMKPLQDAGIGRQWADWVIGINLTSVATLQYQKGSRKVLNIGRVLMPTLKVIYDRDKEIENFVPKKFYKLEATFKTRDEKEYKGTYLENEIEKFESKEVLELIKQALANQMASIDDKQVEKKREYPPYLFNLSNLQGYITSKYKGWTSEKVLKIAQSLYEKKYITYPRTASVVLEESLVGKSAKVLDTLKIGLPYENEIKFAKLKRVFDNSKVESHSAIIPTYLIPKSLTIDEQMVYTAIKNRFIMQFMPVAEHEETKIITKVNNSEIKGRFISKGRVQLVEGWKKVEKIESKDTILPLVKINDSVSIENNKLSSHTTKPPKYHTEKTLLRVMETCGKGYEDDDSEEMMAAILSGYSIGTPATRAGTIKKLKDVGYIVGQNKNLTCTELGKKIVTAFPIKELFDLEFTGRLEKTLSDIEKQKFTKEAFLELIYEFTTTAVKKIKSEQKVIINEVQSTKGQQIEKEYEVLGKCPLCGQGIIEGTKGYGCSNWRNGCKFVIWKNDEFLASVKKKLTKTMVKMFLKNGEVTVKGLTSKDGNKFDAVMSYEKNEENEIFSWKMKLDN, from the coding sequence ATACTTAAATTAATTATCACAGAAAAGCCTTCTGTTGCCAAAAATATTGCAGACGCTTTAAAAATTAAACATAAGAGTGACGGTTATTTTGAAGGTAATGGCTATATTATTACATGGGCATTTGGACATTTACTAGAACTTTATGATGCAAAGGACTATGATGAAAAGATGGCAAGATGGAGTCTAGCAAACTTCCCTTTTATTCCATCAAATTTCCGGTACAAGGTCAAAAGTGATCCCCGAAATCGTGGAAAAGAAGATCTAGGAGCTAAAAAGCAGTTGAAAATAATTTATAGTTTAATGAAAAGAAATGACGTAGAGATGATTATTTCAGCGTGCGATTTTGATAGAGAAGGCCAAATTATAGGAGATACGATTATTTACAATTTTAAGACCCAGAAAAAAGTATACAGGCTTCTGCAAAATGAATGGACCCCAGATGAAGTGCTGAAAGGACTTCAAAACATTAAGCCTAATATTGAAATGAAACCACTTCAAGATGCTGGTATTGGTCGCCAGTGGGCTGACTGGGTTATCGGAATCAACTTAACTTCAGTAGCAACACTTCAGTATCAAAAAGGCTCCAGAAAGGTATTGAATATTGGAAGAGTATTAATGCCGACCTTAAAGGTTATTTATGACCGAGATAAGGAAATTGAGAATTTTGTTCCAAAGAAGTTCTATAAACTTGAAGCTACTTTTAAAACTAGAGATGAAAAAGAATACAAAGGAACATATCTTGAAAATGAAATAGAAAAGTTCGAATCAAAGGAAGTACTTGAACTGATTAAACAAGCTCTTGCAAATCAAATGGCATCCATCGACGATAAACAAGTTGAGAAAAAAAGGGAGTATCCCCCTTACTTATTTAATCTTTCAAATTTACAAGGCTATATTACCAGCAAATACAAAGGTTGGACATCTGAAAAAGTTTTAAAGATAGCCCAGTCGCTTTATGAAAAGAAGTATATTACTTACCCAAGGACTGCAAGCGTGGTATTAGAGGAAAGTCTAGTAGGCAAGTCTGCAAAAGTACTAGACACTTTAAAAATAGGATTGCCATATGAGAATGAAATTAAATTTGCTAAATTAAAACGTGTTTTTGACAATTCAAAGGTCGAGAGTCATAGCGCAATTATACCAACATATTTAATTCCTAAAAGTTTAACAATTGATGAACAAATGGTGTATACAGCTATAAAAAACCGTTTTATTATGCAATTCATGCCCGTCGCGGAACATGAAGAGACAAAGATAATTACAAAGGTTAATAATAGTGAAATAAAGGGACGGTTTATATCTAAAGGACGGGTCCAATTGGTCGAAGGTTGGAAAAAAGTTGAGAAGATTGAATCAAAAGATACAATTTTACCATTAGTGAAGATAAATGATAGCGTAAGTATTGAAAATAATAAATTATCATCGCACACTACAAAGCCACCTAAGTATCATACTGAAAAAACTTTACTAAGAGTGATGGAGACATGTGGGAAAGGCTATGAGGATGATGATAGCGAAGAAATGATGGCTGCAATTTTAAGTGGTTATAGTATAGGTACGCCAGCTACAAGAGCAGGGACAATAAAAAAATTAAAAGATGTCGGTTATATTGTGGGACAAAATAAAAACTTAACCTGCACAGAACTGGGGAAAAAAATTGTAACAGCTTTTCCAATAAAAGAATTATTTGATTTAGAGTTTACGGGTAGATTAGAGAAAACCTTATCTGATATTGAAAAACAAAAGTTTACTAAAGAAGCATTCCTTGAATTGATTTATGAATTTACTACTACTGCTGTTAAGAAAATAAAAAGCGAACAAAAGGTAATTATTAATGAAGTCCAATCAACTAAAGGTCAACAAATCGAAAAAGAGTATGAAGTACTGGGAAAATGTCCCCTGTGTGGTCAAGGAATAATTGAAGGAACTAAAGGATACGGTTGTAGCAACTGGAGAAACGGTTGTAAATTTGTTATTTGGAAAAATGATGAGTTTTTAGCTTCTGTGAAAAAGAAACTAACAAAAACGATGGTGAAAATGTTTTTGAAGAATGGAGAAGTAACAGTCAAAGGACTAACAAGCAAAGATGGTAATAAGTTTGATGCTGTTATGAGTTATGAAAAAAATGAAGAAAACGAAATTTT
- a CDS encoding ABC transporter ATP-binding protein, translating to MIEVKNLSKSFEAFKALKDVNLKVKKGSIYGLIGANGSGKTTLIKHLVGVYKQDEGEVIINGKDIYENNEVKSTLGYIADDLYHFPMYSIKDMAHFYKKLYPNWNEDRYKSLLEIFELDAKRRISRLSKGMQKQVAFILTLSIMPDIMILDEPIDGLDPLMRKRVWKLIVEDVAEREISVLISSHNLKELEDICDHVGIMNKGTILLERDLDEMKSDIHKIQVSFKTDNLKDLREQVEILHEEKRGSVSLLIVKGEKEEVIKIFNKYNPIIMDILPLTLEEIFIYELGGAGYEIQNLIF from the coding sequence ATGATTGAAGTAAAAAACTTAAGTAAATCCTTTGAAGCCTTTAAAGCACTAAAGGATGTCAATCTTAAGGTAAAGAAAGGATCAATTTATGGGTTAATTGGAGCTAATGGCTCTGGTAAAACTACTTTAATAAAACACCTCGTGGGTGTTTACAAGCAAGATGAAGGCGAAGTTATTATAAATGGAAAAGATATTTATGAAAATAATGAAGTAAAAAGTACTCTGGGATACATAGCTGATGATTTATACCATTTTCCAATGTATAGTATCAAGGATATGGCTCACTTTTATAAAAAATTATATCCTAACTGGAATGAAGATAGATATAAAAGTTTATTAGAAATATTTGAATTAGATGCAAAAAGACGTATCAGTAGATTGTCTAAAGGTATGCAAAAACAGGTAGCCTTTATTTTAACTCTTTCTATTATGCCAGACATTATGATTTTAGATGAACCAATTGATGGTTTAGATCCTTTAATGAGAAAAAGGGTCTGGAAACTTATTGTCGAAGACGTGGCTGAAAGAGAGATAAGTGTTCTTATTTCATCTCATAACCTCAAAGAACTAGAAGACATCTGTGATCATGTAGGAATTATGAATAAGGGAACGATTCTTTTAGAAAGGGACTTAGATGAAATGAAAAGCGATATTCATAAGATTCAAGTTTCCTTTAAAACAGATAATTTAAAGGATTTAAGAGAGCAAGTAGAAATTTTACATGAAGAAAAACGTGGAAGTGTAAGTTTATTAATAGTTAAAGGTGAGAAAGAAGAGGTAATAAAAATATTCAATAAATACAATCCTATTATTATGGATATTTTACCCCTTACTTTAGAAGAAATATTTATTTATGAATTAGGAGGTGCAGGATATGAAATACAAAACCTCATATTTTAA
- a CDS encoding type II toxin-antitoxin system mRNA interferase toxin, RelE/StbE family, which yields MLKIRYSNKFKKDYKTLVKRGYNIKLLEEVLEMLCTEKPLPPKYKDHVLVGRYAGHRECHILPDWLLIYKIEDDMLTLSLTRAGSHSDLF from the coding sequence ATGCTGAAAATTAGATATTCTAACAAGTTTAAGAAGGATTATAAAACATTAGTAAAACGAGGGTATAATATAAAATTATTAGAAGAAGTATTAGAAATGCTTTGTACTGAAAAACCATTACCTCCAAAATATAAAGATCACGTATTGGTTGGTCGTTATGCTGGACATAGAGAATGTCATATCTTACCCGATTGGTTACTTATTTATAAAATTGAAGATGATATGCTGACACTCTCCTTAACACGAGCAGGTTCACATAGTGATTTATTTTAA
- a CDS encoding ABC-2 transporter permease, giving the protein MLALLKRDFILSYGNRQTYFLMLIFPLMMLVIMSMDNPETLVSLSIVASTYFISMMPFAYEWSYRNRLFFDSLPIKKWEVVFSKYISILINYGFSVVYIYLFFGALEILGLNIGYNFSLSMIKHTFFISLFSLSIAVPLIYLLPAKIARIIYIFIYVIITNIFVLGDATTIVELVQGPFFITGIYLVSGLISTFIYKHRDLR; this is encoded by the coding sequence ATGCTTGCATTATTAAAAAGAGATTTTATTTTAAGTTATGGGAATAGGCAAACATACTTTTTAATGCTTATCTTTCCGCTAATGATGTTAGTGATTATGAGTATGGATAATCCTGAAACACTAGTATCATTAAGCATTGTGGCTTCTACGTACTTTATATCAATGATGCCTTTTGCCTATGAATGGAGTTATCGTAACCGTCTATTTTTTGATTCTTTACCCATAAAGAAGTGGGAGGTTGTCTTTAGTAAATATATTTCTATTTTAATTAACTATGGATTTTCTGTTGTTTATATTTACTTATTCTTTGGAGCTTTAGAAATTTTAGGATTAAATATCGGATATAATTTTTCTCTTTCAATGATAAAGCATACTTTTTTTATTTCTTTATTTTCGTTATCGATAGCAGTACCTTTAATATATCTACTACCTGCTAAAATTGCTCGTATTATTTATATTTTTATCTATGTAATAATCACTAATATATTTGTGCTAGGTGATGCAACTACAATAGTAGAATTAGTGCAAGGACCATTTTTTATTACAGGTATTTATTTAGTTTCTGGACTTATCTCTACTTTTATTTATAAGCACAGGGATCTACGTTAG